A genomic stretch from Glaciecola nitratireducens FR1064 includes:
- a CDS encoding rhodanese-related sulfurtransferase: protein MNNYIVCALYKFVTLSDFEELREPLRQFMEERQIKGTILLASEGINGTVSGARNAIDELLAYLNADERINPISHKESLHEEQPFYRTKVKLKKEIVTMGVEGIDPKRTVGSYVKPKDWNDLISDPEVTLVDTRNDYEIEIGTFKYAVNPKTETFREFPAYVAKELDPAKHKKVAMFCTGGIRCEKSTAYLKEQGFDEVYHLEGGILQYLEDVPKEESLWEGDCFVFDNRVAVNHDLQKSEYDQCYGCRLPITDEDKLSDKFEPGVSCPKCFGTHTDDQIERFREREKQVRLAKERNEEHVGTEARLVIEQKRLQKAEEQRARSLLKNKQKAQ, encoded by the coding sequence ATGAACAACTACATCGTATGTGCGTTATATAAGTTTGTCACTCTTAGTGACTTTGAGGAATTACGCGAGCCTCTTCGCCAATTTATGGAAGAACGCCAAATTAAAGGCACCATTCTGCTTGCCTCTGAAGGGATTAATGGCACTGTATCCGGTGCTCGAAATGCAATTGATGAATTGCTTGCTTATTTGAATGCTGATGAGCGCATAAACCCTATTTCACATAAAGAGTCGCTGCATGAAGAACAGCCATTTTATCGTACTAAGGTGAAACTTAAAAAAGAGATCGTGACGATGGGTGTCGAAGGCATAGATCCAAAACGCACCGTCGGCAGTTACGTCAAACCAAAAGACTGGAACGATTTAATTTCTGATCCTGAGGTGACTTTGGTAGACACCCGAAACGATTACGAAATTGAGATCGGTACCTTCAAGTACGCGGTTAATCCTAAGACTGAAACCTTCAGAGAGTTCCCAGCATATGTAGCAAAGGAACTTGATCCCGCTAAGCACAAAAAAGTTGCTATGTTTTGTACTGGCGGCATTCGGTGTGAAAAATCCACTGCATATCTGAAAGAGCAGGGCTTTGATGAGGTTTACCACTTAGAGGGCGGCATCTTGCAATATTTGGAAGACGTTCCTAAAGAGGAATCCTTGTGGGAAGGTGATTGTTTCGTCTTTGATAATCGCGTTGCGGTTAACCACGATTTGCAAAAGAGCGAATATGACCAGTGTTATGGTTGTCGCTTGCCAATAACAGATGAAGACAAGTTAAGCGACAAGTTTGAGCCTGGCGTAAGTTGCCCTAAATGTTTCGGAACCCATACCGACGACCAAATTGAACGTTTTAGAGAGCGCGAAAAGCAGGTGCGTCTTGCAAAGGAACGAAATGAAGAACACGTTGGAACTGAGGCGCGATTAGTCATAGAACAGAAACGTCTGCAAAAAGCGGAAGAACAGCGCGCTCGCAGTCTATTGAAAAACAAACAAAAAGCACAGTAA
- a CDS encoding tetratricopeptide repeat-containing response regulator → MDKLDYADKRCLVVEDRRPFLMLLKGLLMSLGAKKIDTELSAELALKACKKVSYDIIVCDLHLGNDRKNGFEFLEEIRKLHLISPSAVFIMISGDSARSMVLGSLEKQPDDYLIKPFSQAQLNSRITRAKNRRITLASLYSLIEHKKYELSIETCKHFLDVGTRYTANCIQILVQLYWLTKQYDKAENVLQKQLDERSVQWALSAMARTQLLKENYIEAIDLAKQAIDASRNDVDSYDILAEAYLQNGMPDQALKSIKDALSLSPLSIERHYNVCKIARVNDDYETAMHSSQAIFELSQRSVHRNVNHMCSYIRSILDAAEHADNKKDGNRLKQDAIYAIKK, encoded by the coding sequence ATGGATAAACTCGATTACGCCGACAAACGATGTTTGGTTGTCGAAGACAGACGCCCATTTCTGATGCTCCTTAAAGGTTTGCTAATGAGCCTCGGGGCGAAAAAAATTGATACAGAGTTAAGTGCAGAGTTAGCATTAAAAGCTTGTAAAAAAGTGTCGTACGACATTATTGTGTGCGACCTTCATTTAGGTAACGACAGAAAGAATGGCTTTGAATTCTTAGAAGAAATCAGAAAACTTCACCTTATCAGCCCTTCTGCAGTTTTTATCATGATAAGTGGCGATAGTGCGCGCTCTATGGTCTTAGGCTCCCTTGAAAAACAGCCAGATGACTATCTAATCAAGCCCTTTTCACAGGCGCAATTGAATTCCCGAATTACAAGAGCGAAGAACAGACGCATAACGCTCGCCTCTTTGTACAGTCTTATTGAGCATAAAAAATACGAACTGAGTATTGAAACGTGTAAGCACTTTCTCGATGTTGGCACTAGGTACACCGCAAATTGTATACAAATACTAGTGCAATTATATTGGCTAACTAAGCAATATGATAAAGCAGAAAATGTACTACAAAAGCAACTTGATGAACGTTCAGTCCAATGGGCGTTAAGCGCTATGGCACGCACCCAATTGCTGAAAGAAAATTATATTGAAGCGATAGATTTAGCAAAGCAAGCAATCGATGCATCAAGAAATGACGTTGATTCATACGATATTCTAGCCGAAGCTTACCTTCAAAACGGCATGCCCGACCAAGCCCTCAAATCCATAAAGGATGCACTCAGCCTTTCCCCTCTATCCATAGAACGTCATTACAACGTTTGTAAAATCGCTAGAGTCAACGACGACTATGAAACCGCTATGCACTCCTCACAGGCAATTTTTGAGTTGTCTCAGCGCTCAGTCCATCGCAACGTAAATCATATGTGCAGCTATATTCGCAGCATACTTGACGCCGCAGAACATGCCGACAATAAGAAAGACGGAAATAGGCTAAAGCAAGACGCAATATACGCGATAAAAAAATAA